One genomic segment of Rhizorhabdus phycosphaerae includes these proteins:
- the secD gene encoding protein translocase subunit SecD, whose protein sequence is MLDFPRWKIWSICLALAIGVLISIPTFIPESVAQRWGIGSMPRVNLGLDLSGGSHLMLEADTTDLAKQNLIRMEEMVRTEMRRADPPIAIGDISTTGGRLSFFVRDGSRVDAAVERLRTLTQPSGMTGQRDWNVQVVDSTRVVLTPTEAGLAQATDAAMQVATEVVRKRIDEMGTREPTIIRQGAERIVVQVPGLQDPAALKALLGKTAKLEFKLVDLTANPQDVAQGRAPVGSEIIPYPDNPSGVPLIAVKRRAMLTGDELINAQLSYNQQTNEPVVSITFNSEGGRKFARVTQENVNKPFAMVLDGKVLSAPNINEPILGGQAQISGRFTTDSANQLAIALRSGKLPVALKVVEERTVGPDLGADSIRAGTLASAIAAIAVVIFMFVSYGRFGLYADLAVVINIFVILGVMALLNATLTLPGIAGFVLTIGTAVDANVLINERVREEIRRGRSPTQAVEHGYKEASRTIFEANVTHAIAGIIMFILGSGQVKGFAVVLLIGIATSVFTAVVFTRMLVSQWLRRTRPASLHI, encoded by the coding sequence ATGCTCGATTTCCCGCGCTGGAAAATCTGGTCGATCTGCCTCGCCCTCGCGATCGGCGTATTGATCTCCATCCCGACGTTCATTCCCGAATCGGTCGCACAGCGCTGGGGCATCGGCAGCATGCCGCGCGTGAACCTTGGTCTCGACCTGTCGGGTGGCAGCCACCTGATGCTCGAGGCCGACACCACCGATCTCGCGAAGCAGAACCTGATCCGCATGGAAGAGATGGTTCGCACCGAGATGCGACGGGCCGACCCGCCCATCGCGATCGGCGACATTTCCACCACAGGCGGACGCCTGTCCTTCTTCGTGCGCGACGGATCGCGCGTCGACGCGGCAGTCGAGCGCCTGCGGACGCTGACCCAGCCTTCGGGCATGACCGGCCAGCGCGACTGGAATGTCCAGGTGGTCGATTCGACCCGCGTGGTATTGACCCCGACCGAAGCCGGTCTGGCCCAGGCGACCGACGCGGCGATGCAGGTCGCGACCGAGGTCGTGCGCAAGCGTATCGACGAAATGGGCACGCGCGAACCGACCATCATCCGCCAGGGCGCCGAACGCATCGTCGTTCAGGTCCCCGGCCTGCAGGATCCCGCGGCGCTCAAGGCGCTGCTCGGCAAGACCGCCAAGCTCGAGTTCAAGCTGGTCGACCTGACCGCCAATCCGCAGGATGTCGCCCAGGGCCGCGCGCCGGTGGGCAGCGAAATCATTCCCTACCCCGACAATCCCTCGGGCGTGCCGCTCATCGCGGTCAAGCGCCGCGCGATGCTGACCGGCGACGAACTGATCAACGCGCAGCTCAGCTACAATCAGCAGACCAACGAACCGGTCGTCTCGATCACCTTCAACAGCGAGGGCGGTCGCAAATTCGCGCGCGTCACGCAGGAGAATGTGAACAAGCCCTTCGCGATGGTCCTCGACGGCAAGGTCTTGTCGGCGCCGAACATCAACGAGCCGATCCTGGGTGGTCAGGCGCAGATTTCGGGTCGCTTCACGACCGACAGCGCCAACCAGCTCGCCATCGCCCTGCGCTCGGGCAAGCTGCCCGTCGCGCTGAAGGTGGTCGAGGAACGCACCGTCGGCCCGGACCTCGGCGCCGATTCGATTCGTGCAGGCACCCTCGCCAGCGCGATCGCCGCCATCGCGGTCGTCATCTTCATGTTCGTGAGCTATGGCCGCTTCGGCCTCTATGCCGACCTTGCCGTGGTCATAAACATCTTCGTGATTCTCGGCGTGATGGCGCTGCTCAATGCGACGCTCACCCTGCCGGGCATCGCAGGCTTCGTCCTGACCATCGGCACGGCGGTGGACGCCAACGTGCTGATCAACGAACGCGTGCGTGAGGAAATCCGCCGCGGCCGGTCACCGACCCAGGCGGTTGAACATGGCTATAAGGAAGCCAGCCGGACGATCTTCGAGGCGAACGTCACCCACGCCATTGCCGGCATCATCATGTTCATTCTCGGGTCCGGCCAGGTGAAGGGCTTCGCGGTCGTGCTGCTGATCGGCATCGCCACCTCGGTCTTCACCGCCGTCGTCTTCACCCGTATGCTGGTGTCGCAATGGCTGCGTCGCACGCGCCCCGCGTCCCTCCATATCTGA
- the yajC gene encoding preprotein translocase subunit YajC encodes MFASPAYAQAAGAAPAGGVASFLSFAPLIFIFVIFYFLLIRPQQKRMKEHRAMIDAVKKNDMIVTGGGIVGKVTRVDEGEVEAEIAPNVRIKLIKGTIAEVRPAGAGKPAND; translated from the coding sequence ATGTTCGCTTCTCCCGCCTATGCCCAGGCCGCCGGTGCGGCACCTGCCGGTGGCGTCGCTTCCTTCCTCAGCTTCGCGCCGCTGATCTTCATCTTCGTGATCTTCTATTTCCTCCTGATCCGCCCGCAGCAGAAGCGGATGAAGGAGCATCGCGCGATGATCGACGCGGTGAAGAAGAACGACATGATTGTCACGGGCGGTGGTATTGTCGGCAAGGTCACCCGGGTCGACGAGGGCGAGGTCGAGGCCGAAATCGCCCCGAACGTCCGCATCAAGCTGATCAAGGGCACCATCGCCGAAGTCCGTCCGGCCGGTGCCGGCAAGCCCGCCAACGATTGA
- a CDS encoding DUF6607 family protein, which produces MHHLKRALCAGLIAAAWALSPALAHPPIAATTAAASFERDRADILAMAGNYKVRFDMQESTRWDPTYTPLDRKISGGYESVRVIEDSGRKIVLQHLLVVSHEGKDMVIKHWRQDWEYEPARVLVYSDRNRWTWEDVPAAMRTGRWSQTVWQVDDSPRYGGWGQFETQGGIRRWRSNWTWRPLARRDAVRKPVYDRYLSINRHQNGPEGWIHWQDNIKMGTKNGELAPIVQEYVLNSYVRSSDYNVKAADDYWKATAAYWAGVRSIWARIAEQKNGIAIQEEAETGTVISGRLMQLANDIHMGGTSTDKALGEARKLIAENTQPL; this is translated from the coding sequence ATGCACCACCTCAAGCGCGCCCTCTGTGCCGGCCTGATTGCCGCCGCATGGGCACTGAGCCCCGCCCTCGCGCATCCCCCGATTGCCGCCACAACGGCAGCAGCGAGCTTCGAACGCGATCGGGCGGACATCCTGGCCATGGCCGGCAATTACAAGGTCCGCTTCGACATGCAGGAATCGACGCGATGGGACCCCACCTACACACCGCTCGATCGGAAGATCTCCGGCGGCTACGAATCGGTCCGCGTGATCGAGGACAGCGGCCGCAAGATCGTGCTCCAGCATCTCCTAGTGGTCAGCCACGAAGGCAAGGACATGGTGATCAAGCATTGGCGACAGGATTGGGAATATGAGCCCGCCCGCGTGCTGGTCTATTCCGATCGCAACCGCTGGACCTGGGAGGACGTCCCGGCCGCAATGCGAACCGGGCGCTGGTCACAGACGGTGTGGCAGGTCGACGACAGCCCGCGTTACGGCGGCTGGGGCCAGTTCGAGACCCAGGGCGGCATCCGCCGCTGGCGGTCGAACTGGACGTGGCGCCCGCTCGCTCGACGCGATGCCGTGCGCAAACCCGTCTATGACCGCTATCTTTCGATCAACCGCCACCAGAACGGGCCGGAGGGGTGGATCCACTGGCAGGACAATATCAAGATGGGGACGAAGAACGGCGAACTGGCGCCGATCGTCCAGGAATATGTGCTGAACAGCTATGTCCGCTCCAGCGACTACAACGTCAAGGCGGCCGACGATTACTGGAAGGCCACTGCTGCCTATTGGGCCGGCGTCCGCTCCATATGGGCGAGAATAGCGGAGCAGAAGAACGGCATCGCCATTCAGGAGGAAGCCGAAACGGGCACGGTGATCAGCGGTCGGCTGATGCAGCTCGCCAACGATATCCACATGGGCGGCACCAGCACGGACAAGGCGCTCGGCGAGGCCCGGAAACTGATCGCGGAGAATACCCAGCCACTCTGA
- a CDS encoding TonB-dependent hemoglobin/transferrin/lactoferrin family receptor, which yields MQLAPLAKIIASLPMLCASPVQAQDNDGQFWLDRMSQIVVTATRTPVKIEDLAVTVSIRTDEQIADEMATDIKDLVRFEPGISVQRQPARFNAALSATGRAGNEGFNIRGIGGNRVLIQVDGVRVPDGFNFGAQSAGRGDYVDIGLIKSVEILRGPSSALYGSDGLAGAVSFVTADPADFLPGGKSIGGLVRGAYSSADSEFTETAILAGRSGDWSAMAAYTRRDWKELDNKGTVGGSGATRTKPNPQDGRSDAILARIVYAPAGGHKLRLTGEYLDTHLFTEGLTGLSPAVELLQGVDTGQRKRISLDWSWEGAGLIDFARAAVYWQDGDDRQFTDEDRTPLADRERLNSFENRVFGFAADARSDFATGPLSHRLVFGGDINKTRQRGLRDGVVPPAGEVFPTRAFPTTDFTRAGLFIGDQIGIGPLTLYPALRFDWYDLSPRKDALLPAFTGAGQDGSRLSPKFGAVLKLTENIRLFGNYATGFKAPEPGQVNQFFENLAFGYTSAPNPDLGPERSESFEGGVRLSGTNVSLDLTAFSSRYKDFISQEVVGGAFTPSNPAIYQFVNLDRVKVKGAEARFEGRADNGVHATVALSYAKGDVIEPGGVRTPLSTIDPLKLVVGVGYRDPQGRFSTQIIATHSAQKELDRTTGLCTPTCYRPGAFTILDLTASAPLAEGLTLRAGIFNLLDEKYAWWSDVRGLASSSTITDAYTQPGRNASVSLSYRF from the coding sequence ATGCAGTTGGCACCGCTCGCCAAAATCATCGCCAGCCTTCCCATGCTCTGCGCTTCACCCGTCCAGGCGCAGGACAATGACGGGCAGTTCTGGCTGGACCGCATGAGCCAGATCGTCGTGACCGCGACCCGCACGCCGGTGAAGATCGAGGACCTGGCGGTGACCGTATCGATCCGAACCGACGAGCAGATCGCCGACGAGATGGCGACCGACATAAAGGATCTCGTCCGGTTCGAACCGGGCATATCGGTGCAGCGACAGCCGGCCCGGTTCAACGCCGCGCTTTCGGCCACGGGACGCGCGGGCAACGAAGGATTCAACATCCGCGGCATCGGCGGAAACCGCGTTCTGATCCAAGTCGACGGGGTGCGGGTGCCCGATGGCTTCAACTTCGGCGCCCAGAGCGCCGGTCGGGGCGATTATGTGGACATCGGCCTCATCAAATCGGTCGAGATCCTGCGCGGCCCTTCGTCCGCGCTCTATGGCAGCGACGGGCTTGCCGGTGCGGTCAGCTTCGTCACCGCCGATCCTGCGGATTTCCTACCGGGCGGCAAGAGCATCGGCGGGCTCGTACGAGGCGCCTATTCGAGCGCGGACAGCGAGTTCACCGAAACCGCCATCCTCGCCGGCCGCAGCGGCGACTGGTCGGCGATGGCCGCCTATACAAGGCGCGACTGGAAGGAACTCGACAATAAGGGAACAGTCGGGGGAAGTGGCGCCACGCGCACCAAGCCCAACCCGCAGGACGGCCGGTCGGATGCCATCCTCGCACGCATCGTTTACGCCCCCGCCGGTGGCCATAAGCTGCGGCTGACCGGCGAATATCTGGACACGCATCTCTTCACGGAAGGGCTGACCGGGCTCAGCCCGGCCGTCGAACTGCTGCAGGGCGTCGACACCGGGCAGCGCAAGCGCATCAGCCTGGACTGGAGCTGGGAAGGCGCCGGCCTGATCGATTTCGCACGGGCCGCGGTCTATTGGCAGGACGGCGACGACCGCCAGTTCACCGATGAGGACCGGACCCCACTCGCCGACCGCGAACGTCTCAACAGTTTCGAGAACCGGGTCTTCGGTTTCGCTGCGGACGCCCGGTCCGATTTCGCCACTGGGCCGCTCTCGCATCGCCTCGTTTTCGGCGGAGACATCAACAAGACCCGGCAGCGCGGGCTGCGCGACGGGGTCGTCCCGCCGGCGGGTGAAGTCTTCCCCACGCGCGCCTTCCCGACGACCGACTTCACCAGGGCCGGCCTCTTCATCGGCGACCAGATCGGAATCGGGCCGCTCACACTCTATCCGGCGCTGCGCTTCGACTGGTATGATCTGTCGCCGCGCAAGGACGCACTGCTTCCGGCTTTCACGGGCGCAGGTCAGGACGGTTCGCGCCTCTCGCCCAAATTCGGCGCCGTTCTGAAGCTCACCGAAAATATCCGGCTGTTCGGCAACTATGCCACGGGGTTCAAGGCTCCCGAGCCGGGACAGGTCAACCAGTTCTTCGAGAACCTCGCCTTCGGCTATACGTCCGCGCCCAATCCCGATCTCGGCCCCGAGCGCAGCGAGAGCTTCGAGGGCGGCGTGCGACTCTCGGGCACCAATGTCAGCCTCGATCTCACCGCCTTCAGCTCACGCTACAAGGACTTCATCAGCCAGGAGGTGGTCGGCGGGGCCTTCACCCCGTCCAACCCTGCGATATATCAGTTCGTCAATCTCGATCGCGTGAAGGTGAAGGGCGCCGAGGCTCGCTTCGAGGGCCGCGCGGACAATGGGGTGCACGCGACGGTCGCGCTGTCCTATGCCAAGGGGGACGTCATCGAGCCTGGCGGAGTTCGCACCCCGCTCTCGACGATCGACCCGCTCAAGCTGGTCGTCGGGGTCGGCTATCGCGACCCGCAAGGCCGGTTCAGCACACAGATCATCGCCACGCACAGCGCGCAGAAGGAACTCGACCGCACGACCGGCCTGTGCACCCCCACATGCTATCGGCCGGGTGCGTTCACCATCCTCGACCTGACGGCAAGCGCGCCTCTGGCCGAAGGACTGACGCTGCGCGCCGGGATCTTCAATCTGCTGGACGAGAAATATGCCTGGTGGAGCGATGTCCGCGGACTCGCTTCCAGCTCGACGATAACCGATGCCTATACCCAGCCAGGTCGCAACGCGAGCGTCTCGCTCAGCTATCGCTTCTGA
- a CDS encoding NADP-dependent oxidoreductase yields MIPPMNRRFLLVRRPLGIPVPDDFALVETAMPVLPPGGLIVRNHYASLDPAQRGWMDDAPSYMPPIPLGDAVRAATLGVVHASDNPAFAPGDWVRGAHALEDYSAVPAGSFTRSIDIDAVDRPTLYLSALGGNAMTAYFGLLDIAKPQPGETLLVTGAAGGVGSIVGQIAKIVGCRTIGIAGGAEKCDRLLRDFGFDAAIDYKGKAVAELAEEIRKVAPRGLDMLFENVGGTVMDAALLNLAQGARVVLCGLISEYNAPERIGIRNLWQVLVQRATIHGMIVADYIPRFAEATDDIRRWLAEGKLHVEEDVQDGLETAYPAFMRLFSGANRGKQILRIA; encoded by the coding sequence ATGATCCCACCGATGAACCGCCGATTTCTGCTAGTTCGCAGGCCCCTTGGCATTCCCGTTCCAGACGATTTCGCACTTGTGGAGACGGCCATGCCTGTACTGCCGCCCGGCGGACTGATCGTCCGGAACCATTATGCGTCGCTCGATCCCGCCCAGCGCGGCTGGATGGACGATGCCCCCAGCTACATGCCGCCGATCCCGCTCGGCGATGCGGTTCGCGCCGCAACCCTGGGCGTCGTCCACGCCTCCGACAATCCGGCCTTCGCACCCGGCGACTGGGTCCGTGGCGCCCATGCGCTCGAAGACTATAGCGCAGTGCCCGCCGGGAGCTTTACGCGGTCGATCGACATCGATGCCGTCGATCGACCGACGCTTTATTTGTCGGCACTCGGCGGCAACGCGATGACCGCCTATTTCGGCCTACTCGACATAGCAAAGCCCCAGCCTGGCGAGACACTGCTCGTCACCGGAGCCGCGGGCGGCGTCGGCTCCATCGTCGGGCAGATCGCGAAGATCGTCGGCTGCCGCACGATCGGGATCGCCGGCGGCGCGGAGAAATGCGATCGCCTCCTGCGGGATTTCGGCTTCGATGCAGCGATCGACTATAAAGGGAAGGCCGTCGCCGAGCTCGCCGAGGAGATTCGCAAGGTGGCCCCGCGCGGGCTCGACATGCTGTTCGAAAATGTCGGCGGCACGGTCATGGATGCGGCGCTGCTGAACCTGGCACAAGGCGCGCGGGTCGTCCTGTGCGGGTTGATCAGCGAGTATAACGCCCCGGAAAGGATCGGCATCCGCAACCTGTGGCAGGTGCTCGTCCAGCGCGCGACCATCCACGGCATGATCGTCGCCGACTATATTCCCCGCTTCGCCGAGGCGACGGACGATATCCGTCGCTGGCTCGCCGAAGGGAAACTGCATGTCGAGGAGGATGTGCAGGACGGACTGGAAACCGCCTACCCTGCCTTCATGCGCCTGTTCAGCGGCGCCAATCGCGGTAAGCAGATCCTCAGGATCGCCTGA
- a CDS encoding alpha/beta hydrolase has translation MISLVASWTVGSHLSRGERWDVPAARSPAQDIRLRAGDGLSIAATYRPGRDPAAPAVLLLHAKGQSRQSMANRAEWLASLGYASLAIDFRGHGESDLAPRTNGYTEARDARAAFTWLKARQHGAPVAIVGISLGGAASLIGEQGPLPADALILQAVYPDLRRAIHNRIAQRAPDEVASLLEPLLSLQTLPRIGVWPSRISPRHALAAYKGPVLVMGSTGDESTPPRETHALFAAVSGNRSLWLADAGDHAAMCDLDGPPYRSILASFLLRTIGEPGQRRTEKGAISDND, from the coding sequence ATGATCAGCCTCGTCGCCAGTTGGACGGTCGGTTCGCACCTGTCCCGAGGAGAGCGGTGGGATGTTCCCGCTGCCCGCTCGCCCGCGCAGGACATTCGCCTTCGGGCCGGCGACGGACTGTCGATCGCGGCGACCTATCGGCCGGGGCGCGATCCCGCCGCGCCGGCGGTGCTTCTCCTGCACGCAAAGGGCCAGTCCCGGCAGTCGATGGCAAACAGGGCCGAGTGGCTTGCCAGCCTCGGCTATGCCTCGCTCGCGATCGACTTTCGCGGGCATGGCGAGTCCGATCTCGCGCCCCGGACCAATGGCTATACCGAAGCCCGCGATGCCAGGGCGGCCTTTACATGGCTGAAGGCGCGACAGCATGGGGCTCCGGTCGCCATAGTCGGCATCTCGCTTGGTGGCGCGGCGAGCCTGATCGGCGAACAGGGCCCGCTGCCGGCCGATGCGCTGATCCTGCAGGCGGTCTATCCGGATCTGCGCCGGGCGATCCATAACCGCATCGCCCAACGCGCGCCCGACGAAGTGGCGAGCCTGCTGGAACCGCTGCTGAGCCTGCAAACGCTGCCCCGCATCGGCGTCTGGCCGTCGCGCATCTCACCCCGGCACGCTCTTGCCGCCTATAAGGGCCCTGTGCTGGTGATGGGCAGTACGGGCGACGAGTCCACGCCGCCCCGGGAGACGCACGCGCTTTTCGCCGCCGTTTCCGGAAATCGCAGCCTGTGGCTTGCCGATGCTGGCGATCACGCCGCGATGTGCGACCTCGACGGCCCGCCCTATCGGTCCATCCTCGCGTCCTTTCTCCTCCGCACGATCGGTGAGCCCGGCCAGCGTCGGACAGAAAAGGGAGCCATTTCGGATAATGACTGA